ACCGAATCCATCATCAACATGACATTGGCTCCCTGGTCCCGGAAATATTCGGCGATCGCCGTTGCAGTATAAGCCCCTTTAATCCGGACCAAAGCCGGCTGGTCGGAAGTGGCCGCCACCACCACGGAGCGGGCCAAACCCGCCGGCCCCAGGTCTTTTTCGATGAACTCCTTCACTTCCCGGCCCCGTTCGCCGATCAGGCCGATCACATTGACATCCGCCGCCGAATTGCGGGCAATCATCCCCAGCAAGGTGCTTTTCCCCACTCCGCTGCCGGCAAAGATCCCCATCCGCTGTCCCTGGCCGCAGGTGAGCAACCCGTCGATTGCTTTGACCCCCAAAGACAAGGGTTTTTTGATCCGGGAACGGTCCAATGGATTCCGGACGTCCGCCATTAGGGGGTAATAACCGCTAATCTTCGGTTTCCCCCGGCCGTCGATGGGCCGGCCCAGCCCGTCCAAAACCCGGCCGAGCAGGCCTTCCCCGACTGGTGTTTCCAGGGTACGATCCAGGGCGATCACTTCACAGCCGGGACCAATCCCTTCCATATCGCCTAAAGGAAGAAGCAGGGCTTTTCCCGCCCGGAAGCCAACCACTTCCCCCAGCACCTGGTGGCCGGAGCGGGTTTTAAGATAGCAGACTTCTCCGACATACGTCGGAGGCCCTTCGGCCTCAAGGGTCAGCCCAACCACTTTTTCCACTTGACCCAACCGGCATAATGGTTCGACCGTCGCCAGTTTTTTCCGGTAAGGATCCGCACAAAAAGCGGGGTATCCTTTTTGCAAAGTCCGCCCCATCATTAGCTACCTTCTTCTTTTAAAGCCTGATAAATCTTGTTTAGTTGTTGGTGAAGCCTGGCGTCAACCTCACCCATATTACTCTGGAGGATAAAATCGCCCGGTTTCAAGTTCGGGTCGGTCACCACTTGCAGCCTGGGCGACTCCGTAAAGAGGCTGCGGACTTCCCGGAGGTTTTGGATGAGAAAGGCCTCATCCTCCTGGGCGATCCGGATGGTTACTTCCGCCGCCCCCGTTATTTTTTCAGTGGCTACCTTAATCAT
The window above is part of the Capillibacterium thermochitinicola genome. Proteins encoded here:
- the fliI gene encoding flagellar protein export ATPase FliI, with product MGRTLQKGYPAFCADPYRKKLATVEPLCRLGQVEKVVGLTLEAEGPPTYVGEVCYLKTRSGHQVLGEVVGFRAGKALLLPLGDMEGIGPGCEVIALDRTLETPVGEGLLGRVLDGLGRPIDGRGKPKISGYYPLMADVRNPLDRSRIKKPLSLGVKAIDGLLTCGQGQRMGIFAGSGVGKSTLLGMIARNSAADVNVIGLIGERGREVKEFIEKDLGPAGLARSVVVAATSDQPALVRIKGAYTATAIAEYFRDQGANVMLMMDSVTRFALAQREVGLAIGEPPATRGYTPSVFTLIPKLLERTGTAERGSITALYTVLVEGDDMNEPVADTVRGTLDGHIVLSRALAHENHYPAIDVLASVSRLMIDLANSEHRKAAATVRELLAVYRANEDLINIGAYAKGSNPRVDLAIKMYPAIQKFLRQEIEEKVSLEQTVELLQNLVAEAGEGVI